Proteins from a genomic interval of Polaribacter sejongensis:
- the nrdD gene encoding anaerobic ribonucleoside-triphosphate reductase encodes MIRLTQKQVDQKINFISNYINANNAADGSKIDANANVSSKNIATMEAELNKDINVQVNRQLVKNKIEQLFNKELANEYVRQIEAHEIYVHDETSLKPYCTSISMYPFLFDGLTKLGGESKAPQHLESYCGEFVNLVFAVSSQFAGALATVEFLLYFDYFARKDFGKDYLYTNTKTVSNHLQHAVYAINQPAAARGYQSVFWNISLYDEKYFDSLFGEFVFPDMTKPQWESLKELQQFFMKWFNKEREKAVLTFPVVTAAMLVKEGKPVDTEFANMCATELSEGNSFFIYQSESADSLASCCRLRNEISDNTFSYSLGAGGVSTGSINVITLNMNRLIQQGKDLKTEINKIQKYQIAYRKLIEEYKNAGMLPVYDAGFISLDKQFLTIGINGMVEAAESQGIKAENTPIYKDFVAKQLKIIFEANKEAKVTYGYMFNTEFVPAENLGVKNAKWDKEDGLFVPRDCYNSYFYPVENNAINSLDKIILHGTDIIKYLDGGSALHLNLEEAPNKDGFLKLIEATAKAGCNYFCFNVKITICNECGHIDKKTLQKCCECNSKNIDYGTRVIGYLKRISNFSSERQNEHDLRFYHLNNIKAS; translated from the coding sequence ATGATTCGCTTAACACAAAAACAGGTAGACCAAAAAATTAATTTTATCAGTAATTACATTAACGCTAACAATGCTGCAGATGGCTCTAAAATAGATGCCAACGCAAATGTTTCTTCAAAAAACATAGCCACAATGGAAGCTGAATTAAATAAAGACATCAATGTACAAGTAAATAGGCAGTTGGTGAAAAATAAAATTGAACAGTTGTTTAACAAGGAACTAGCTAATGAATATGTAAGACAAATAGAAGCTCATGAAATTTATGTACATGATGAAACTTCTTTAAAACCCTATTGCACTTCTATTAGCATGTATCCGTTTTTATTTGATGGATTGACAAAATTGGGCGGAGAAAGTAAAGCTCCTCAACACTTAGAGAGTTATTGTGGTGAATTTGTAAACCTTGTTTTTGCGGTAAGTTCTCAATTTGCAGGTGCTTTGGCAACTGTAGAATTTTTACTATATTTCGATTATTTTGCTAGAAAAGATTTTGGAAAAGATTACCTCTACACTAATACAAAAACGGTTTCTAACCACTTACAACATGCTGTTTACGCCATAAACCAACCTGCAGCTGCCAGAGGTTATCAATCTGTTTTCTGGAACATTTCTTTGTATGATGAAAAATATTTTGATAGCTTATTTGGTGAATTTGTTTTCCCTGACATGACAAAACCGCAATGGGAAAGCCTTAAAGAACTACAACAGTTCTTTATGAAATGGTTTAATAAAGAAAGAGAAAAAGCTGTTTTAACTTTTCCGGTAGTTACCGCTGCAATGTTAGTAAAAGAAGGCAAACCTGTAGATACCGAATTTGCAAATATGTGCGCCACAGAATTAAGCGAAGGAAATTCGTTTTTTATATATCAATCTGAAAGCGCAGATAGTTTAGCTTCTTGCTGCAGGCTAAGGAACGAAATTAGCGATAATACTTTTAGCTATTCTCTCGGTGCTGGAGGTGTTTCAACTGGCTCGATTAATGTGATTACTCTAAATATGAATCGCTTAATTCAACAAGGTAAAGATCTTAAAACCGAAATCAATAAAATTCAAAAATATCAAATTGCCTACAGAAAATTAATTGAAGAATATAAAAACGCAGGAATGCTTCCGGTTTATGATGCTGGTTTTATATCACTTGATAAACAGTTTTTAACTATCGGAATTAATGGAATGGTAGAAGCAGCAGAAAGTCAAGGAATAAAAGCAGAAAATACGCCAATCTATAAAGATTTTGTAGCAAAACAGCTCAAAATAATTTTCGAAGCAAACAAGGAAGCTAAAGTAACGTATGGTTACATGTTTAATACTGAGTTTGTCCCTGCTGAAAATTTAGGTGTAAAAAATGCAAAATGGGACAAAGAAGATGGCTTATTTGTACCCAGAGATTGTTATAATTCTTATTTCTATCCTGTAGAAAATAATGCTATCAATTCTTTGGATAAAATAATACTGCATGGTACAGATATTATAAAGTATTTAGATGGTGGTTCTGCACTTCATTTAAACCTAGAAGAAGCTCCTAATAAAGACGGTTTTCTTAAGCTAATTGAAGCTACAGCAAAAGCTGGATGCAATTATTTTTGTTTTAATGTAAAGATTACTATTTGTAATGAATGTGGTCATATTGATAAAAAAACACTTCAAAAATGTTGTGAGTGCAATTCTAAAAATATAGACTACGGAACACGAGTTATTGGATACCTAAAGCGTATTTCGAACTTTAGTTCAGAGAGACAAAATGAACACGATTTAAGGTTTTATCACTTAAACAATATTAAAGCTTCTTAA